Proteins encoded in a region of the Triplophysa rosa linkage group LG14, Trosa_1v2, whole genome shotgun sequence genome:
- the trappc4 gene encoding trafficking protein particle complex subunit 4, whose protein sequence is MAIFSVFVVNKAGGLIYQYDNYVTRAEVEKTFSFPLDLVLKIHDEKVVVSFGQRDGIRVGHGVLSINGVDVNGKYTAEGKEILEYLKDPANYPVSIRFGRPRLTSNEKLMLASMFHSLFAIGSQLSPEVGSSGIEMLETDVFKLHCFQTLTGIKFIVLADPRQTGIDGLLRKIYEIYSDFALKNPFYSLEMPIRCELFDQNLKSALEIAEKAGTFGPGS, encoded by the exons ATGGCGATCTTCAGTGTGTTTGTTGTCAATAAGGCTGGTGGACTCATCTACCAGTACGATAATTATGTCACTCGGGCTGAAGTGGAGAAAACATTTAGCTTTCCTCTTGATTTAGTGTTAAAGATTCACGATGAGAAGGTAGTTGTTTCATTCGGACAGCGGGACGGCATCAGAG TGGGCCATGGCGTTTTATCGATTAACGGGGTGGATGTGAATGGTAAATACACGGCGGAAGGGAAGGAGATACTGGAGTATCTTAAAGATCCTGCAAACTATCCAGTGTCCATCAGATTCGGCCGACCTCGACTCACCTCTAATGAGAAACTCATGCTGGCTTCAATGTTCCACTC ACTTTTTGCTATTGGATCACAGTTATCACCTGAGGTTGGCAGCTCTGGTATTGAGATGTTGGAGACTGATGTGTTTAAATTACATTGCTTTCAGACCCTCACAG gaATAAAGTTCATTGTATTGGCAGACCCTCGGCAGACTGGTATCGATGGACTATTAAGAAAGATTTATGAAATCTACTCGGATTTTGCACTCAAGAATCCTTTCTACTCTTTAGAGATGCCTATCAG atgtGAGCTTTTTGACCAGAATCTAAAAAGTGCCCTGGAAATAGCAGAGAAGGCTGGAACATTTGGACCAGGCTCCTGA